In Polyodon spathula isolate WHYD16114869_AA chromosome 55, ASM1765450v1, whole genome shotgun sequence, a single genomic region encodes these proteins:
- the LOC121307322 gene encoding elongation factor Tu, mitochondrial-like, producing MAALVVSRASEALRSSVAGLLRSSFRPAVLPSAWCVAPLLGRRYAVEAKKTFARDKPHVNIGTIGHVDHGKTTLTAAITKVLAEAGGARYKKYEDIDNAPEEKARGITINASHVEYSTANRHYAHTDCPGHADYVKNMITGTAQLDGCILVVAATDGQMPQTREHLLLARQIGVEHVVVFVNKADAVDDKEMLELVELEIRELLSEFGYEGEKTPVIVGSALCALENRSPEIGVDSIMKLLEVVDSYVPLPKRELDKPFLLPIEAVYSIPGRGTVVTGTLERGVIKKGDDCEFVGHNRAFKSVVTGIEMFHQHLDRAEAGDNLGALVRGLKREDMRRGMVMSKPGSIKPHQKVQAQVKELRNYITHSASHWHTQTLGPYEIRVAENTDEIVE from the exons ATGGCGGCGCTCGTAGTTTCCCGTGCAAGCGAGG CTCTCCGCAGCTCTGTTGCAGGTCTGCTCAGAAGCTCCTTCAGACCG GCCGTGTTGCCCTCTGCTTGGTGTGTGGCTCCTCTGCTTGGGAGACGCTATGCTGTCGAAGCTAAGAAGACGTTTGCACGAGACAAACCCCACGTGAACATCGGAACCATCGGACATGTGGACCACGGGAAAACCACGCTCACCGCGGCTATCACcaagg TGCTGGCCGAGGCGGGCGGTGCTCGCTATAAGAAGTATGAGGATATCGACAACGCTCCAGAGGAGAAAGCGCGAGGAATTACTATCAACGCCTCGCACGTGGAATACAGCACGGCCAACCGACACTACGCACACACTGACTGCCCCGGGCATGCGGACTACGTGAAG AACATGATCACGGGCACCGCCCAATTGGACGGCTGCATCCTTGTTGTCGCAGCGACGGATGGACAGATGCCGCAGACGAGGGAGCACCTCCTGTTGGCCCGTCAGATCGGCGTGGAACACGTGGTTGTGTTCGTGAACAAGGCTGACGCCGTGGATGATAAAGAGATGCTGGAGCTGGTGGAGCTGGAGATCAGAGAACTGCTGAGCGAGTTCGGATACGAAGGGGAGAAAACACCCGTGATAGTGGGGTCAGCACTGTGTGCTCtggag AATCGCAGTCCTGAGATCGGGGTCGATTCGATCATGAAGCTGCTGGAAGTTGTTGACAGCTACGTTCCTCTGCCCAAGAGGGAGTTGGACAAGCCTTTTCTGCTGCCCATCGAGGCCGTGTACTCCATCCCCG GTCGCGGCACTGTGGTGACAGGGACCCTCGAGAGGGGGGTGATTAAGAAAGGCGACGACTGCGAGTTTGTGGGGCACAACCGCGCCTTCAAATCCGTTGTGACGG GTATCGAGATGTTCCACCAGCACCTTGACAGGGCTGAGGCTGGCGACAATCTGGGAGCGTTGGTGAGGGGCCTGAAGAGAGAGGACATGAGGAGGGGCATGGTGATGTCAAAACCGGGGTCCATCAAACCCCACCAGAAAGTACAAGCCCAGGTAAAGGAGCTGAGGAACTACATTACCCACAGTGcttcacactggcacacacagacACTTGGGCCTTATGAAATCCGTGTTGCGGAGAACACAGACGAAATCGTGGAATAA
- the LOC121307312 gene encoding serine/threonine-protein phosphatase alpha-2 isoform-like, whose translation MAEPDKLNIDSIIQRLLEVKGSRPGKNVQLTENEIRGLCLKSREIFLSQPILLELEAPLKICGDVHGQYYDLLRLFEYGGFPPESNYLFLGDYVDRGKQSLETICLLLAYKVKYPENFFLLRGNHECASINRIYGFYDECKRRYNIKLWKTFTDCFNCLPVAAIVDEKIFCCHGGLSPDLQSMEQVRRVMRPTDVPDQGLLCDLLWADPDKDVLGWGENDRGVSFTFGADVVAKFLHKHDMDLICRAHQVVEDGYEFFAKRQLVTLFSAPNYCGEFDNAGAMMSVDETLMCSFQILKPADKKLFSYGGGGVGSGRPVTPPRNSAKSKPKK comes from the exons ATGGCCGAACCGGATAAGCTGAACATCGACTCGATCATTCAGAGATTGCTGGAAG ttaaAGGCTCCCGCCCTGGAAAGAATGTTCAGCTCACGGAGAACGAGATTCGCGGGCTCTGTCTGAAATCCCGTGAGATCTTCCTTAGCCAACCAATCCTGTTGGAGCTCGAGGCGCCACTCAAAATCTGTG gGGATGTTCACGGGCAGTACTATGATCTCCTGCGTCTGTTCGAGTACGGCGGCTTCCCCCCCGAGAGTAACTACCTGTTCCTGGGGGATTACGTGGATCGGGGGAAGCAGTCCCTTGAAACCATCTGCCTCCTGCTGGCCTACAAGGTGAAGTACCCAGAGAACTTCTTCCTGCTGCGCGGAAACCACGAGTGCGCCTCGATAAACCGGATCTACGGCTTCTACGACGAGT GTAAGAGGCGGTACAACATCAAACTGTGGAAGACCTTCACGGACTGCTTCAACTGCCTGCCCGTTGCAGCCATCGTCGACGAGAAGATCTTCTGCTGCCATGGGG gcCTCTCTCCTGATCTCCAGTCCATGGAGCAGGTCCGAAGGGTAATGCGCCCCACTGACGTCCCGGATCAGGGGCTCCTGTGTGACCTGCTGTGGGCCGACCCCGATAAAGACGTCCTGGGCTGGGGGGAAAACGACCGGGGCGTCTCCTTCACGTTCGGGGCGGATGTCGTGGCCAAATTCTTGCACAAGCACGACATGGATCTGATCTGCAGAGCGCACCAG GTAGTGGAGGATGGGTACGAGTTTTTTGCCAAGAGGCAGCTGGTCACTCTGTTCTCAGCTCCCAATTACTGTGGGGAATTTGATAACGCTGGCGCCATGATGAGTGTCGACGAGACCCTCATGTGTTCATTCCAG aTTCTCAAGCCCGCTGATAAGAAGCTCTTCTCGTATGGAGGAGGGGGGGTGGGCTCAGGGAGGCCGGTGACTCCACCCAGAAATTCAGCAAAATCGAAACCCAAAAAATAA